In Felis catus isolate Fca126 chromosome C2, F.catus_Fca126_mat1.0, whole genome shotgun sequence, a single window of DNA contains:
- the IFNAR1 gene encoding interferon alpha/beta receptor 1 isoform X1: MGGHWREKGGVRSTAYCPPPLEKRAPGPPPSSPESTSAPDSVALRGGVLPEVTEDVTGPAGGGQRRMFSLLGATTLMLVAGAPWTLPAAAGGTNLKSPENVEVHIIDDTFTLRWDGSDPAGGNVTFSADYQVPRNDTWLKLPGCQSVTSTKCNFSSLKLNVYEKVKLRVRAERGNETSPWHNVDAFAPFEKAQIGPPKVHLEAEDKAIKINISPPGAKGGVMWALDSSSFTYSLEIWKNSSSAEIKTKTVYPRDKIYKLSPETTYCLKVKARLLPRKIGAYSPVYCIKTTVENKLPPPENVRIDAVNDIYVLKWDYASENMTFQAQWLHAYFKKIPGNNSGKWKQMPGCENVKTTQCAIPQNTFQKGIYLIRVQASDGNTTSVWSKEKRFDAQLQKSVLVPPTINMKPTNEVSLRVFIGAPEESENKSVNQHYSLIYEVVFWENTSNAERKTLEKRTDFTFPNLKPLTVYCVKARALTENERWNKSSVFSDPVCEKTIPGSTSKTWLIAGICAALLSIPVVTYVLKLFLRCVRYVFFPSSKPPSTIDEYFSEPPLRNLLLFTSEEQTERCFIIENTNIITTVEETEQIGEDHKKYNSQTSQDSGNYSNEDDSNDSKSGEDFPQQEAE, from the exons ATGGGCGGTCACTGGCGGGAAAAAGGAGGAGTGAGGAGCACAGCATACTGCCCACCGCCACTCGAGAAGCGAGCGCCCGGCCCACCTCCCTCCTCGCCGGAGTCCACCAGCGCCCCAGATTC GGTTGCCTTGCGTGGTGGGGTTCTGCCCGAGGTGACCGAGGATGTGACTGGCCCGGCCGGCGGCGGCCAGCGGAGGATGTTCTCCCTCCTGGGCGCGACGACCCTGATGCTGGTTGCTGGAGCGCCGTGGACTTTGCCCGCAGCCGCAG GGGGAACAAATCTAAAATCTCCTGAAAATGTAGAGGTCCACATCATTGATGATACCTTCACCCTGAGGTGGGATGGGAGCGATCCAGCTGGCGGGAACGTGACTTTCTCAGCAGATTATCAAGT acccAGAAATGATACTTGGCTAAAATTGCCTGGGTGTCAATCTGTTACCAGCACCAAATGCAACTTTTCTTCGCTCAAGCTAAATGTTTACGAAAAAGTCAAATTGCGTGTAAGAGCAGAAAGAGGAAACGAGACTTCTCCATGGCATAACGTTGACGCATTCGCCCCATTTGAAAAAG CTCAAATTGGTCCTCCAAAAGTACATTTAGAAGCCGAAGataaggcaataaaaataaacatctcccCACCTGGAGCAAAAGGTGGTGTCATGTGGGCCCTGGATAGTTCGAGTTTTACATACAGCTTAGAGATCTGGAAAAACTCTTCAAGTGCCGAA atAAAGACTAAAACTGTTTATCCCAGAGACAAAATTTATAAACTCTCACCAGAGACGACTTACTGTTTAAAAGTTAAAGCAAGACTTTTGCCGAGAAAAATCGGTGCCTATAGTCCAGTGTATTGTATAAAGACCACAG TTGAAAATAAGCTGCCTCCGCCAGAAAACGTTCGAATCGATGCTGTAAATGACATCTATGTTCTTAAGTGGGATTACGCATCTGAAAACATGACTTTTCAAGCTCAGTGGCTCCA tgcctattttaaaaagattcctgGGAACAACTCAGGTAAATGGAAACAAATGCCAGGCTGTGAAAATGTCAAAACTACCCAGTGTGCCATTCCTCAAAATACTTTCCAGAAAGGAATTTACCTTATCCGTGTTCAAGCATCTGATGGAAATACCACATCTGTTTGgtctaaagaaaaaagatttgatGCTCAGTTACAAAAAA GTGTCCTCGTTCCTCCAACCATTAACATGAAACCCACGAATGAGGTTTCCCTGCGGGTCTTTATTGGCGCTCCAGAAGAGTCTGAAAACAAGTCTGTGAACCAGCATTACTCACTAATTTATGAAGTTGTATTTTGGGAAAATACTTCAAATGCTgag agaaaaaCTCTAGAGAAAAGAACTGACTTTACTTTTCCTAACTTGAAACCACTGACTGTGTATTGTGTCAAAGCCAGAGCACTCACTGAGAATGAAAGGTGGAATAAAAGCAGCGTTTTTAGTGATCCTGTGTGCGAGAAAACAATACCAG GAAGTACTTCCAAAACATGGCTCATAGCTGGGATTTGTGCTGCCTTATTGTCCATCCCGGTCGTCACTTACGTTCTGAAACTATTCCTGCGATGTGTCCGTTATGTGTTCTTCCCATCAAGTAAACCTCCTTCCACTATAGATGAG TATTTCTCTGAGCCGCCACTCCGGAACCTCCTCCTTTTCACTTCTGAAGAGCAAACTGAAAGGTGTTTCATAATCGAAAATACAAACATTATCACCACAGTAGAAGAAACTGAGCAAATCGGTGAAGATCACAAAAAATACAATTCCCAAACCAGTCAAGATTCGGGAAATTACTCGAACGAAGACGACAGCAACGACAGCAAAAGCGGTGAAGACTTCCCGCAGCAGGAAGCCGAGTGA
- the IFNAR1 gene encoding interferon alpha/beta receptor 1 isoform X2, with protein sequence MGGHWREKGGVRSTAYCPPPLEKRAPGPPPSSPESTSAPDSVALRGGVLPEVTEDVTGPAGGGQRRMFSLLGATTLMLVAGAPWTLPAAAGGTNLKSPENVEVHIIDDTFTLRWDGSDPAGGNVTFSADYQVPRNDTWLKLPGCQSVTSTKCNFSSLKLNVYEKVKLRVRAERGNETSPWHNVDAFAPFEKAQIGPPKVHLEAEDKAIKINISPPGAKGGVMWALDSSSFTYSLEIWKNSSSAEIKTKTVYPRDKIYKLSPETTYCLKVKARLLPRKIGAYSPVYCIKTTVENKLPPPENVRIDAVNDIYVLKWDYASENMTFQAQWLHAYFKKIPGNNSGKWKQMPGCENVKTTQCAIPQNTFQKGIYLIRVQASDGNTTSVWSKEKRFDAQLQSVLVPPTINMKPTNEVSLRVFIGAPEESENKSVNQHYSLIYEVVFWENTSNAERKTLEKRTDFTFPNLKPLTVYCVKARALTENERWNKSSVFSDPVCEKTIPGSTSKTWLIAGICAALLSIPVVTYVLKLFLRCVRYVFFPSSKPPSTIDEYFSEPPLRNLLLFTSEEQTERCFIIENTNIITTVEETEQIGEDHKKYNSQTSQDSGNYSNEDDSNDSKSGEDFPQQEAE encoded by the exons ATGGGCGGTCACTGGCGGGAAAAAGGAGGAGTGAGGAGCACAGCATACTGCCCACCGCCACTCGAGAAGCGAGCGCCCGGCCCACCTCCCTCCTCGCCGGAGTCCACCAGCGCCCCAGATTC GGTTGCCTTGCGTGGTGGGGTTCTGCCCGAGGTGACCGAGGATGTGACTGGCCCGGCCGGCGGCGGCCAGCGGAGGATGTTCTCCCTCCTGGGCGCGACGACCCTGATGCTGGTTGCTGGAGCGCCGTGGACTTTGCCCGCAGCCGCAG GGGGAACAAATCTAAAATCTCCTGAAAATGTAGAGGTCCACATCATTGATGATACCTTCACCCTGAGGTGGGATGGGAGCGATCCAGCTGGCGGGAACGTGACTTTCTCAGCAGATTATCAAGT acccAGAAATGATACTTGGCTAAAATTGCCTGGGTGTCAATCTGTTACCAGCACCAAATGCAACTTTTCTTCGCTCAAGCTAAATGTTTACGAAAAAGTCAAATTGCGTGTAAGAGCAGAAAGAGGAAACGAGACTTCTCCATGGCATAACGTTGACGCATTCGCCCCATTTGAAAAAG CTCAAATTGGTCCTCCAAAAGTACATTTAGAAGCCGAAGataaggcaataaaaataaacatctcccCACCTGGAGCAAAAGGTGGTGTCATGTGGGCCCTGGATAGTTCGAGTTTTACATACAGCTTAGAGATCTGGAAAAACTCTTCAAGTGCCGAA atAAAGACTAAAACTGTTTATCCCAGAGACAAAATTTATAAACTCTCACCAGAGACGACTTACTGTTTAAAAGTTAAAGCAAGACTTTTGCCGAGAAAAATCGGTGCCTATAGTCCAGTGTATTGTATAAAGACCACAG TTGAAAATAAGCTGCCTCCGCCAGAAAACGTTCGAATCGATGCTGTAAATGACATCTATGTTCTTAAGTGGGATTACGCATCTGAAAACATGACTTTTCAAGCTCAGTGGCTCCA tgcctattttaaaaagattcctgGGAACAACTCAGGTAAATGGAAACAAATGCCAGGCTGTGAAAATGTCAAAACTACCCAGTGTGCCATTCCTCAAAATACTTTCCAGAAAGGAATTTACCTTATCCGTGTTCAAGCATCTGATGGAAATACCACATCTGTTTGgtctaaagaaaaaagatttgatGCTCAGTTACAAA GTGTCCTCGTTCCTCCAACCATTAACATGAAACCCACGAATGAGGTTTCCCTGCGGGTCTTTATTGGCGCTCCAGAAGAGTCTGAAAACAAGTCTGTGAACCAGCATTACTCACTAATTTATGAAGTTGTATTTTGGGAAAATACTTCAAATGCTgag agaaaaaCTCTAGAGAAAAGAACTGACTTTACTTTTCCTAACTTGAAACCACTGACTGTGTATTGTGTCAAAGCCAGAGCACTCACTGAGAATGAAAGGTGGAATAAAAGCAGCGTTTTTAGTGATCCTGTGTGCGAGAAAACAATACCAG GAAGTACTTCCAAAACATGGCTCATAGCTGGGATTTGTGCTGCCTTATTGTCCATCCCGGTCGTCACTTACGTTCTGAAACTATTCCTGCGATGTGTCCGTTATGTGTTCTTCCCATCAAGTAAACCTCCTTCCACTATAGATGAG TATTTCTCTGAGCCGCCACTCCGGAACCTCCTCCTTTTCACTTCTGAAGAGCAAACTGAAAGGTGTTTCATAATCGAAAATACAAACATTATCACCACAGTAGAAGAAACTGAGCAAATCGGTGAAGATCACAAAAAATACAATTCCCAAACCAGTCAAGATTCGGGAAATTACTCGAACGAAGACGACAGCAACGACAGCAAAAGCGGTGAAGACTTCCCGCAGCAGGAAGCCGAGTGA
- the IFNAR1 gene encoding interferon alpha/beta receptor 1 isoform X3: MFSLLGATTLMLVAGAPWTLPAAAGGTNLKSPENVEVHIIDDTFTLRWDGSDPAGGNVTFSADYQVPRNDTWLKLPGCQSVTSTKCNFSSLKLNVYEKVKLRVRAERGNETSPWHNVDAFAPFEKVENKLPPPENVRIDAVNDIYVLKWDYASENMTFQAQWLHAYFKKIPGNNSGKWKQMPGCENVKTTQCAIPQNTFQKGIYLIRVQASDGNTTSVWSKEKRFDAQLQKSVLVPPTINMKPTNEVSLRVFIGAPEESENKSVNQHYSLIYEVVFWENTSNAERKTLEKRTDFTFPNLKPLTVYCVKARALTENERWNKSSVFSDPVCEKTIPGSTSKTWLIAGICAALLSIPVVTYVLKLFLRCVRYVFFPSSKPPSTIDEYFSEPPLRNLLLFTSEEQTERCFIIENTNIITTVEETEQIGEDHKKYNSQTSQDSGNYSNEDDSNDSKSGEDFPQQEAE; the protein is encoded by the exons ATGTTCTCCCTCCTGGGCGCGACGACCCTGATGCTGGTTGCTGGAGCGCCGTGGACTTTGCCCGCAGCCGCAG GGGGAACAAATCTAAAATCTCCTGAAAATGTAGAGGTCCACATCATTGATGATACCTTCACCCTGAGGTGGGATGGGAGCGATCCAGCTGGCGGGAACGTGACTTTCTCAGCAGATTATCAAGT acccAGAAATGATACTTGGCTAAAATTGCCTGGGTGTCAATCTGTTACCAGCACCAAATGCAACTTTTCTTCGCTCAAGCTAAATGTTTACGAAAAAGTCAAATTGCGTGTAAGAGCAGAAAGAGGAAACGAGACTTCTCCATGGCATAACGTTGACGCATTCGCCCCATTTGAAAAAG TTGAAAATAAGCTGCCTCCGCCAGAAAACGTTCGAATCGATGCTGTAAATGACATCTATGTTCTTAAGTGGGATTACGCATCTGAAAACATGACTTTTCAAGCTCAGTGGCTCCA tgcctattttaaaaagattcctgGGAACAACTCAGGTAAATGGAAACAAATGCCAGGCTGTGAAAATGTCAAAACTACCCAGTGTGCCATTCCTCAAAATACTTTCCAGAAAGGAATTTACCTTATCCGTGTTCAAGCATCTGATGGAAATACCACATCTGTTTGgtctaaagaaaaaagatttgatGCTCAGTTACAAAAAA GTGTCCTCGTTCCTCCAACCATTAACATGAAACCCACGAATGAGGTTTCCCTGCGGGTCTTTATTGGCGCTCCAGAAGAGTCTGAAAACAAGTCTGTGAACCAGCATTACTCACTAATTTATGAAGTTGTATTTTGGGAAAATACTTCAAATGCTgag agaaaaaCTCTAGAGAAAAGAACTGACTTTACTTTTCCTAACTTGAAACCACTGACTGTGTATTGTGTCAAAGCCAGAGCACTCACTGAGAATGAAAGGTGGAATAAAAGCAGCGTTTTTAGTGATCCTGTGTGCGAGAAAACAATACCAG GAAGTACTTCCAAAACATGGCTCATAGCTGGGATTTGTGCTGCCTTATTGTCCATCCCGGTCGTCACTTACGTTCTGAAACTATTCCTGCGATGTGTCCGTTATGTGTTCTTCCCATCAAGTAAACCTCCTTCCACTATAGATGAG TATTTCTCTGAGCCGCCACTCCGGAACCTCCTCCTTTTCACTTCTGAAGAGCAAACTGAAAGGTGTTTCATAATCGAAAATACAAACATTATCACCACAGTAGAAGAAACTGAGCAAATCGGTGAAGATCACAAAAAATACAATTCCCAAACCAGTCAAGATTCGGGAAATTACTCGAACGAAGACGACAGCAACGACAGCAAAAGCGGTGAAGACTTCCCGCAGCAGGAAGCCGAGTGA